One genomic segment of Halalkalicoccus tibetensis includes these proteins:
- a CDS encoding NADPH:quinone reductase, whose protein sequence is MRAVRYHEHGGPEVLSVEEVDRPEPGGHELLVRVEAAGINPVDTYFREGSYEPYELPLAPGSDFAGVVEEAGDWTPGFEAGDRVFGTGLGKDHQGTYAEYALVPTDRVARLPDGVGFAVGGGAGIPAVTAWRALIDHAGLEPAETCLIHGGSGGVGHAAVQLAAAAGAEVVTTASPEYHDELEGLGADVVLDYADDDLEESIAEYEPSVILDHRLDEYLDFDAAVAAQGARVVGIGNTVPEAGWENVPAARAKELRVQLMSMFNTPDLSARLEQLARLMGRGDLGIHVAESYSLDRADEAQRAVMEDSFLGKLVIEP, encoded by the coding sequence ATGCGTGCGGTACGATACCACGAACACGGCGGACCCGAGGTACTGAGCGTCGAGGAAGTCGACCGGCCCGAGCCCGGCGGCCACGAGCTGCTGGTCCGGGTCGAGGCCGCCGGGATCAACCCCGTGGACACCTACTTCCGCGAGGGGTCGTACGAGCCCTACGAGCTGCCGCTGGCGCCCGGGTCGGACTTCGCGGGCGTCGTCGAGGAGGCCGGCGACTGGACCCCGGGGTTCGAGGCGGGCGATCGGGTGTTCGGCACCGGACTCGGGAAGGACCATCAGGGCACCTACGCCGAGTACGCGCTCGTCCCGACCGATCGGGTCGCTCGCCTCCCCGACGGGGTCGGCTTCGCCGTCGGCGGCGGGGCGGGGATCCCCGCGGTCACCGCCTGGCGCGCGTTGATCGACCACGCGGGCCTCGAGCCCGCCGAGACCTGCCTGATCCACGGCGGGTCGGGCGGGGTGGGCCACGCCGCCGTCCAGCTAGCTGCGGCGGCCGGCGCGGAGGTGGTGACGACCGCCTCGCCGGAGTACCACGATGAGTTGGAGGGGCTCGGCGCCGACGTCGTCCTCGACTACGCCGACGATGACCTCGAGGAAAGCATCGCGGAGTACGAGCCGTCGGTGATCCTCGATCACCGGCTCGACGAGTACCTCGACTTCGACGCGGCGGTCGCCGCACAGGGCGCCCGGGTCGTCGGGATCGGGAACACGGTCCCGGAAGCGGGCTGGGAGAACGTGCCCGCCGCGCGGGCGAAGGAGCTGCGCGTCCAGCTCATGAGCATGTTCAACACGCCCGACCTCTCGGCTCGCCTCGAACAGCTCGCACGGCTCATGGGACGGGGCGACCTCGGGATCCACGTCGCCGAGAGCTACTCGCTCGATAGGGCCGACGAGGCCCAGCGGGCGGTGATGGAGGACAGCTTCCTCGGAAAACTGGTGATCGAGCCCTGA
- a CDS encoding sodium-dependent transporter, whose product MPQRETWATRTGFILAAVGSAVGLGNIWRFPFAVGQEGGAAFLLVYLLFVVLIGFPAMLVEFTLGRRTQKNPVGALAQMGGRTWKLVGLVFVVTGFTILSYYSVIAGWTIRYTFASLTGAYTADPEAYFGAVSVGFDAVAFHALFMVLVIGVIALGVRSGIELAVKFMVPAIIALGIGLAAYAFTLDGAGAAYQFYLSPDLDVLAAEWQSILPAAAGQAFFTLSLGMGVMITYSSYLAEDRNLASDGAIIIGFDTAIAFLMGLILFPFLFTAGVDPGEGGPGTLFISLAAAFAELPAGNILGAVFFGTVAIAALSSAISLLEVPVSYVIDEFGVDRMTATLGVGGLVFVLGLAPALDLIFLDLFDLFADAILLVLGGLLVSIFVSWIVPDEALDELQKGIGELGSIGTAWVWAVRIPVVLVLAFSLYLGIVGYIEFLTTDFADWLG is encoded by the coding sequence ATGCCACAACGAGAGACATGGGCGACCAGGACGGGGTTCATCCTGGCCGCCGTCGGCAGCGCGGTCGGCCTGGGGAACATCTGGCGGTTCCCCTTCGCGGTCGGCCAGGAGGGGGGTGCGGCGTTCCTCTTGGTCTACCTCCTGTTCGTCGTCCTGATAGGCTTCCCGGCAATGCTCGTCGAGTTCACGCTCGGCCGCCGGACGCAGAAGAACCCGGTCGGGGCGCTCGCCCAGATGGGCGGGCGCACCTGGAAGCTCGTCGGGCTGGTGTTCGTCGTCACCGGCTTCACGATCCTCTCCTACTACAGCGTCATCGCCGGCTGGACGATCAGATATACGTTCGCGAGCCTCACCGGCGCCTACACCGCCGACCCCGAGGCGTACTTCGGCGCGGTCTCCGTCGGATTCGACGCCGTCGCCTTCCACGCGCTGTTCATGGTGCTCGTGATCGGCGTCATCGCGCTCGGCGTCCGTTCGGGCATCGAGCTCGCGGTGAAGTTCATGGTGCCCGCGATCATCGCGCTGGGGATCGGCCTCGCGGCCTACGCCTTCACCCTCGACGGGGCGGGAGCGGCCTACCAGTTCTACCTCTCGCCGGACCTCGACGTGCTGGCCGCCGAGTGGCAGTCGATCCTGCCCGCGGCGGCCGGTCAGGCCTTCTTCACCCTCTCGTTGGGGATGGGCGTGATGATCACCTACTCCTCGTATCTCGCGGAGGACCGTAACCTGGCCTCCGACGGCGCGATCATCATCGGCTTCGACACCGCGATCGCGTTCCTGATGGGCCTGATCCTCTTCCCGTTCCTCTTCACCGCGGGCGTCGACCCGGGCGAGGGCGGTCCCGGCACGCTGTTCATCAGCCTCGCCGCCGCCTTCGCCGAGCTCCCGGCCGGCAACATACTGGGGGCGGTCTTCTTCGGCACCGTCGCCATCGCGGCGCTCTCCTCGGCGATCAGCCTGCTCGAGGTGCCGGTCTCCTACGTGATCGACGAGTTCGGCGTCGACCGGATGACCGCGACCCTCGGGGTCGGCGGGCTCGTGTTCGTCCTCGGGCTCGCGCCCGCGCTCGACCTGATCTTCCTCGACCTCTTCGACCTGTTCGCCGACGCGATCCTGCTGGTGCTCGGAGGCCTGCTGGTGTCGATCTTCGTCAGCTGGATCGTCCCCGACGAGGCGCTCGACGAGCTCCAGAAGGGGATCGGCGAGCTGGGATCGATCGGCACCGCCTGGGTGTGGGCGGTCCGGATCCCGGTCGTGCTCGTGCTGGCGTTCTCGCTGTACCTGGGAATCGTCGGCTACATCGAGTTCCTGACGACCGATTTCGCCGACTGGCTGGGCTGA
- a CDS encoding ABC transporter permease yields MNPISARFYTLLEREVQRYVRRPWNTFLPPMITNVLYFSVFGVILGARIDEIQGFSYILFLLPGLVVLGAISNAFENASFSIFHGRWNEYIHETLTSPLSYTEMVIAYVVSSAARGMIVGAIIAVIGAFFTPVGIERPFYLVAFMLVVTLLFAALGVVGGLVAEDFDHLTVMNQFILRPLVFFGGVFYSLEILPPLWRTVSLLNPMVYMVNGVRYGFLGYSDVDPNAALAVLVAMTLVVCLVDVVLFARGYGLTD; encoded by the coding sequence ATGAACCCGATCTCGGCGCGCTTCTATACGCTGCTCGAACGGGAGGTCCAGCGCTACGTCCGCCGGCCCTGGAACACCTTCCTCCCGCCGATGATCACGAACGTGCTCTACTTCTCCGTCTTCGGGGTGATCCTCGGGGCGCGGATCGACGAGATCCAGGGGTTCTCCTACATCCTCTTCCTCCTCCCGGGGCTCGTCGTGCTCGGAGCGATCTCGAACGCCTTCGAGAACGCCTCCTTCTCGATCTTCCACGGGCGCTGGAACGAGTACATCCACGAGACGCTCACCTCGCCGCTGTCCTACACCGAGATGGTGATCGCCTACGTCGTCTCGAGCGCGGCCCGCGGGATGATCGTCGGGGCCATCATCGCCGTCATCGGCGCCTTCTTCACCCCCGTCGGGATCGAGCGGCCGTTCTACCTCGTCGCGTTCATGCTCGTCGTCACCCTGCTCTTTGCCGCCCTCGGCGTCGTCGGCGGGCTGGTCGCTGAGGACTTCGATCACCTGACGGTGATGAACCAGTTCATCCTCCGACCGTTGGTCTTCTTCGGCGGCGTCTTCTACTCGCTGGAGATCCTCCCGCCGCTGTGGCGAACCGTCTCGCTGCTCAACCCGATGGTCTACATGGTAAACGGCGTCCGATACGGCTTCCTCGGCTACTCGGACGTCGATCCCAACGCCGCGCTGGCCGTCCTCGTGGCGATGACGCTCGTCGTCTGCCTGGTCGACGTCGTCCTGTTCGCGCGGGGCTACGGCCTGACCGACTGA
- a CDS encoding alkaline phosphatase family protein encodes MSSERSGDVEVLLIGIDACSRGILETLFEEDRVPTLQSIWEADPSGDLESQVPPWTASAWPSLYTGTNPGKHGIFDFLTYDGYDWGVANASSVDEHALWELLDYHDKRSVVVNVPMTYPPSEVDGAIIPGFTAPESPPSHPEGILEEVRDAIGEYQVYPTPGGETDAFEEYVDSVSMRSDAFLYLTEEFEPDFGFVQFQVTDTVFHQYGYEEELVAEIYEAVDREVERILEGTDPDVALLVSDHGLGEYEGEEFRLNTFLQEHGYIETTHSGAGMPSWQTVREQSLRKGEETTEREPTLLERGVATAASMGITTRRISRALETVGLDELAKRHAPAGIVKASDEQVDFARSKAYMRSRVETGVRINLEGRDPEGVVSQDEYEDVRDELIELLSGVEAPDGEPVFEDVARVEEYFEGPNVDRAVDVMTVPNDWNYFLSAQLREELFAPPAEPWNHKLEGIAMATGPGVEGDDADFEGAHLLDVAPTVLSALGVPRSDRMDGDPLGVVEPSEEMSYPDHAEMNRRATDDADVEDRLADLGYLE; translated from the coding sequence ATGTCATCGGAACGTAGCGGGGATGTCGAGGTGCTGTTGATCGGGATCGACGCCTGCAGTCGGGGGATACTCGAGACGCTGTTCGAGGAGGATCGCGTGCCGACCCTCCAGTCGATCTGGGAGGCCGACCCGAGCGGCGACCTCGAGTCGCAGGTCCCGCCCTGGACGGCGAGCGCATGGCCCTCCCTCTATACGGGGACGAACCCCGGAAAGCACGGCATCTTCGACTTCCTGACCTACGACGGCTACGACTGGGGGGTCGCGAACGCGAGCTCGGTCGACGAACACGCGCTGTGGGAGCTGCTCGACTACCACGACAAGCGAAGCGTCGTCGTCAACGTCCCGATGACCTACCCGCCGAGCGAGGTCGACGGGGCGATCATCCCCGGCTTCACCGCCCCCGAGAGCCCGCCCTCGCACCCCGAGGGGATCCTCGAGGAGGTCCGCGACGCGATCGGCGAGTATCAGGTGTATCCGACGCCGGGCGGCGAGACTGACGCCTTCGAGGAGTACGTCGACTCGGTTTCGATGCGGAGCGACGCGTTCCTCTATCTCACGGAGGAATTCGAACCGGACTTCGGCTTCGTCCAGTTCCAGGTCACGGACACGGTCTTCCACCAGTACGGCTACGAGGAGGAGCTCGTCGCGGAGATCTACGAGGCCGTCGACCGGGAGGTCGAGCGGATCCTCGAGGGGACCGACCCGGACGTCGCCCTGCTCGTGAGCGACCACGGGCTCGGGGAGTACGAGGGCGAGGAGTTCCGGCTCAACACCTTCCTGCAGGAACACGGCTACATCGAGACCACCCACAGCGGCGCCGGCATGCCCTCCTGGCAGACGGTTCGGGAGCAGTCGCTGCGGAAGGGCGAGGAGACGACCGAGCGCGAGCCGACGCTGCTCGAACGCGGGGTCGCGACCGCCGCGAGCATGGGGATCACCACCCGCCGGATCAGCCGCGCGCTCGAGACCGTCGGGCTCGACGAGCTCGCGAAGCGCCACGCGCCCGCCGGGATCGTCAAGGCCTCCGACGAACAGGTCGACTTCGCTCGTTCGAAAGCGTATATGCGCTCGCGCGTCGAGACCGGCGTCCGGATCAATCTCGAGGGCCGGGATCCCGAGGGAGTGGTCTCCCAGGACGAGTACGAGGACGTCCGCGACGAGCTGATCGAGCTGCTCTCGGGCGTCGAGGCGCCCGACGGCGAACCGGTCTTCGAGGACGTCGCGCGCGTCGAGGAGTACTTCGAGGGGCCGAACGTCGATCGCGCGGTCGACGTCATGACGGTCCCCAACGACTGGAACTACTTCCTCTCGGCCCAGCTGCGCGAGGAGCTGTTCGCCCCGCCCGCCGAGCCGTGGAACCACAAGCTCGAGGGGATCGCCATGGCGACCGGACCGGGCGTCGAGGGTGACGACGCCGACTTCGAGGGCGCACATCTGCTCGACGTCGCGCCGACGGTGCTCTCGGCGCTCGGCGTCCCTCGGAGCGACCGGATGGACGGCGATCCGCTGGGCGTGGTCGAGCCGAGCGAGGAGATGTCCTACCCCGACCACGCGGAGATGAATCGCCGGGCGACCGACGACGCGGACGTCGAGGATCGGCTCGCCGACCTGGGCTATCTGGAGTAG
- a CDS encoding ABC transporter ATP-binding protein has protein sequence MTLAIDATGLVKEYDDVRALDGLDLSVESGEFFGLLGPNGAGKTTFINILVGLVRKTGGEVRVFGDDVEDDYRAVRDSIGLAPQEFNVDRFFSIREVLMHKAGYHGVSDEERKRRADEALELVGIYDKRNTRFDWLSGGMKRRLLLARAIVTEPDLLILDEPTAGVDVQLRHDLWGIINRLNDEGTTILLTTHYIEEAERLCDRVAIMDSGRKVTVATPEELMERGTDTITVELRDPPATAPAIEREVEGLEEVTIDGSRLVARANAGGRVAPGLLSALEKRGHEALDLEISRTSLEEIFVELTEGQRGGNQSGTDEGPDDEARIAGETSR, from the coding sequence ATGACGCTGGCGATCGACGCGACCGGGTTGGTAAAGGAGTACGACGACGTCAGGGCGCTCGACGGGTTGGACCTCTCGGTCGAGTCGGGGGAGTTCTTCGGCCTGCTCGGTCCGAACGGCGCGGGCAAGACGACGTTCATCAACATACTCGTCGGCCTGGTCCGCAAGACCGGCGGCGAGGTGCGGGTCTTCGGGGACGACGTTGAGGACGACTACCGCGCGGTCCGGGACAGCATCGGGCTCGCGCCCCAGGAGTTCAACGTCGACCGTTTCTTCTCGATCCGCGAGGTGTTGATGCACAAGGCGGGCTATCACGGCGTGAGCGACGAGGAGCGAAAGCGCCGCGCCGACGAGGCCCTCGAGCTGGTGGGGATCTACGACAAGCGAAACACCCGCTTCGACTGGCTCTCGGGCGGGATGAAACGGCGGCTGCTCCTCGCGCGCGCGATCGTGACCGAGCCCGACCTGCTGATCCTCGACGAGCCGACCGCGGGCGTCGACGTCCAGCTGCGCCACGACCTCTGGGGGATCATCAACCGGCTGAACGACGAGGGGACGACGATCCTTCTCACTACTCACTACATCGAGGAGGCCGAACGGCTCTGTGACCGGGTCGCGATCATGGATTCGGGTCGGAAGGTCACCGTCGCGACCCCCGAGGAGCTGATGGAACGGGGCACCGACACGATCACCGTCGAGCTTCGCGACCCGCCAGCGACCGCGCCCGCGATCGAACGCGAGGTCGAGGGACTCGAGGAGGTCACGATCGACGGGAGCCGGCTCGTCGCCCGCGCGAACGCGGGCGGGCGGGTCGCACCCGGACTACTCAGCGCCCTCGAGAAACGGGGTCACGAGGCCCTCGACCTCGAGATCTCGCGGACCTCCCTCGAGGAGATCTTCGTCGAGCTCACCGAGGGCCAGCGCGGGGGCAACCAGTCCGGGACGGACGAAGGACCCGACGACGAGGCCCGAATCGCGGGGGAGACGTCCCGATGA
- a CDS encoding acyl-CoA carboxylase subunit beta: MDDDIEELRELKAEAELGGGEDRIESQHEKGKMTARERIDYFLDDGTFHEFDQLRTHRSHNFGMEERKVLGDGVVTGYGDVNGRKTFVFAHDFTVFGGSLGEVFAEKICKVMDTAMEVGAPIVGLNDSAGARIQEGVVSLAGFTEIFHRNQKASGVVPQISGIMGPCAGGAVYSPSITDFIFMVKDTSHMYITGPGVIETVTGEQVTQEELGGARTHANETGVAQFAAESEKAALDDIKRLLSYVPQNNVEDPPRVEPWDDPDRRDEELNGIVPESPQKPYDMVDVIDGVTDEGAFFEVAPEFAKNIVVGFSRLDGHSVGVVANQPRANAGTLTVDSSMKASRFVRFCDAFNIPILTFVDVPGYMPGTDQEHRGIIRHGAKLLYAYSEATVPLLTVITRKAYGGAYCVMASKHLGADVNYAWPTSEIAVMGPQGAVNILYRKELEAAEDTEKRRQELIDEYREEFANPYTAADRGFVDDVIEPADTRSRLVDDLEMLRSKRESQPDRKHGNIPL, translated from the coding sequence ATCGACGACGACATCGAGGAGCTGCGCGAGCTGAAGGCGGAGGCCGAGCTGGGCGGCGGGGAGGACCGCATCGAGTCCCAACACGAGAAGGGGAAGATGACCGCCCGCGAGCGGATCGACTACTTCCTCGACGACGGCACCTTCCACGAGTTCGACCAGCTTCGCACCCACCGGAGCCACAACTTCGGGATGGAGGAACGCAAGGTCCTCGGCGACGGCGTCGTCACCGGCTACGGCGACGTCAACGGGAGGAAGACGTTCGTCTTCGCCCACGACTTCACCGTCTTCGGGGGCTCGCTGGGCGAGGTGTTCGCCGAGAAGATCTGCAAGGTGATGGACACCGCGATGGAGGTCGGCGCGCCGATCGTCGGGCTGAACGACTCGGCGGGTGCGCGCATCCAGGAGGGGGTCGTCTCGCTCGCGGGCTTCACCGAGATCTTCCACCGCAACCAGAAGGCGAGCGGCGTCGTTCCCCAGATCTCCGGGATCATGGGGCCGTGTGCGGGCGGGGCGGTCTACTCGCCGTCCATCACGGACTTCATCTTCATGGTGAAGGACACGAGCCACATGTACATCACCGGCCCCGGCGTGATCGAGACCGTCACCGGCGAGCAGGTCACCCAGGAGGAGCTGGGCGGCGCGCGCACCCATGCCAACGAGACCGGCGTTGCCCAGTTCGCCGCCGAGTCGGAGAAGGCCGCCCTCGACGACATCAAACGGCTGCTCTCCTACGTCCCCCAGAACAACGTCGAGGACCCCCCGCGGGTCGAACCCTGGGACGACCCCGATCGTCGGGACGAGGAGCTCAACGGGATCGTCCCCGAGAGCCCCCAGAAACCCTACGACATGGTCGACGTGATCGACGGCGTCACCGACGAGGGGGCGTTCTTCGAGGTCGCCCCCGAGTTCGCGAAGAACATCGTCGTCGGCTTCTCCCGGCTCGACGGCCATTCCGTAGGGGTGGTCGCCAACCAACCCCGGGCGAACGCCGGCACTCTGACCGTCGACTCGAGCATGAAAGCCTCGCGGTTCGTGCGCTTCTGTGACGCGTTCAACATCCCGATCCTGACGTTCGTCGACGTGCCCGGCTACATGCCCGGCACCGACCAGGAACACCGCGGGATCATCCGTCACGGGGCGAAGCTGCTGTACGCCTATTCGGAGGCGACCGTGCCGCTGCTGACGGTGATCACCCGGAAAGCGTATGGGGGAGCCTACTGCGTGATGGCCTCGAAGCATCTGGGCGCGGACGTCAACTACGCCTGGCCCACCAGCGAGATCGCCGTCATGGGCCCGCAGGGCGCGGTGAACATCCTCTACCGCAAGGAGCTGGAGGCCGCCGAGGACACCGAGAAGCGCCGCCAGGAGCTGATCGACGAGTACCGCGAGGAGTTCGCGAACCCCTACACCGCCGCCGACCGGGGGTTCGTCGACGACGTGATCGAGCCCGCCGACACCCGCTCGCGGCTCGTCGACGACCTCGAGATGCTGCGCTCGAAACGCGAGTCCCAACCGGACAGGAAGCACGGCAACATCCCGCTATGA
- a CDS encoding acc operon protein, producing the protein MNGEQSDPGSGSRTLAIPDSADEAEAAAIAAAIGSHLRSQEAAAAGDDEGPTWEGERWTFAGRVEGTGGRAVRVPTTAPTDRWTAAGRTDRMR; encoded by the coding sequence ATGAACGGGGAGCAGTCCGATCCGGGCTCCGGATCCCGAACGCTCGCGATCCCCGACAGCGCCGACGAGGCGGAGGCCGCGGCGATCGCCGCGGCCATCGGCTCGCACCTGCGATCCCAGGAGGCGGCCGCCGCGGGCGATGACGAGGGGCCGACCTGGGAGGGCGAGCGCTGGACCTTCGCGGGCCGGGTCGAGGGCACCGGGGGACGGGCCGTCCGCGTCCCGACCACGGCACCGACCGACCGCTGGACGGCAGCGGGTCGAACCGACAGAATGAGGTAA
- a CDS encoding SDR family NAD(P)-dependent oxidoreductase: MSASFDFDGRVVLVTGACGALGSAVCAAFERTGATVHATDVIDVEDEGSLLDSESVAFHRGDFTDEDDVERVVGEVVNGEDRLDYLANVAGTWAGGQPIDETELSEFETVLDVNLKTAFLASKHALPHLRETEGAIVSVSARASLEGGEGDGPYRASKAGIRLLTETLAEENRGTVRANCVMPSVIDTPANRETMDPSGEWVDPADIAEVFLVLCSDATSPTSGAAVPVYGEA; the protein is encoded by the coding sequence ATGTCCGCGAGCTTCGACTTCGACGGGCGGGTGGTGTTGGTGACCGGCGCCTGTGGCGCGCTCGGCAGCGCGGTCTGTGCGGCGTTCGAACGGACGGGCGCGACCGTCCACGCGACCGACGTGATCGACGTCGAGGACGAGGGCTCGCTGCTCGACTCCGAGTCGGTCGCGTTCCACCGGGGCGACTTCACCGACGAGGACGACGTCGAGCGCGTGGTCGGCGAGGTCGTCAACGGGGAGGATCGTCTCGACTACCTGGCGAACGTCGCCGGCACTTGGGCCGGCGGCCAGCCCATCGACGAGACGGAGCTCTCGGAGTTCGAGACCGTCCTCGACGTCAACCTGAAAACCGCCTTCCTCGCCTCGAAACACGCCCTTCCCCACCTCCGAGAGACCGAGGGGGCGATCGTCTCGGTTTCGGCCCGCGCCTCCCTCGAGGGTGGCGAGGGCGACGGCCCCTACCGGGCGTCGAAGGCCGGGATCCGGCTGCTGACGGAGACGCTCGCCGAGGAGAACCGCGGGACCGTGCGTGCGAACTGCGTCATGCCGAGCGTGATCGACACGCCCGCAAACCGGGAGACCATGGACCCCAGCGGGGAGTGGGTCGACCCAGCCGACATCGCCGAGGTCTTCCTGGTTCTCTGTAGCGACGCGACGAGCCCCACGAGCGGCGCGGCGGTCCCGGTCTACGGCGAGGCCTGA
- a CDS encoding HalOD1 output domain-containing protein, producing MSRDDSRGRSENGGRETHHPPTADTSPIVSVASAIAAARDEAPTDLVPPLESVVDTDSIRSLIEEGEDDEVRSFRYRDCSVEVYGSGRIVVDADRPRLPRCDVPDRIRQLVEDRYVPGTGAEQAERRRAILAAYSYLRGQGSARRSDFIREVYPCYPGEYSIPDGGWWETVVKPGLGACPDVAKGNAMWYYVGD from the coding sequence ATGTCACGGGACGACTCCCGCGGTCGATCGGAGAACGGTGGACGTGAGACCCACCACCCGCCCACCGCCGACACGTCGCCGATCGTCTCCGTCGCGAGCGCGATCGCCGCCGCCAGGGACGAAGCCCCCACGGATCTGGTCCCGCCGCTGGAATCCGTCGTCGACACCGACTCGATCCGCTCGCTCATCGAGGAGGGCGAGGACGACGAGGTCCGCTCCTTCCGGTATCGGGACTGCTCGGTCGAGGTTTACGGCAGCGGCCGGATCGTCGTCGACGCCGACCGTCCCCGGCTACCGAGGTGCGACGTTCCGGACCGGATCCGACAGCTCGTCGAGGACCGTTACGTCCCGGGGACGGGGGCCGAGCAGGCCGAGCGCCGGCGGGCGATCCTCGCGGCCTACTCCTATCTCAGGGGCCAGGGCAGCGCCCGCCGGAGCGACTTCATCCGCGAGGTCTACCCCTGCTACCCGGGCGAGTACTCGATCCCCGACGGCGGCTGGTGGGAGACCGTCGTCAAGCCCGGGCTCGGGGCCTGCCCCGACGTCGCGAAGGGCAACGCGATGTGGTACTACGTCGGCGATTAG
- a CDS encoding helix-turn-helix domain-containing protein: MSVIVKLQVPAADFEFGRVFSAIGTETTVELESLVPVPGSSTPFVWICGPDHDALVAEIAAHPTIHAVERVESLRGQSLYALDWAIEYDHLFRALREYAVQVLSAKRVGTGWRFTLRFLTHRSLSRFRDYCTDARIGLDVARIYNMPEAQPDQPFGLSRPQREALVLAVREGYYDIPRGCNTADIAELLSISDQAVTERLRRAIATLTRNTVMAESLPR; encoded by the coding sequence ATGAGCGTCATCGTGAAACTACAGGTGCCCGCGGCGGACTTCGAGTTCGGACGGGTGTTCTCCGCGATCGGTACGGAGACGACGGTCGAGCTCGAGTCGCTGGTCCCGGTCCCGGGCAGCTCGACGCCGTTCGTCTGGATCTGTGGGCCGGACCACGACGCTCTGGTGGCGGAGATCGCCGCCCATCCGACGATTCACGCGGTCGAGCGCGTCGAGAGCCTCCGCGGGCAGTCGCTCTATGCCCTCGACTGGGCGATCGAGTACGACCACCTCTTCCGGGCGCTGCGGGAGTACGCGGTGCAGGTGCTCAGCGCGAAGCGCGTCGGGACCGGGTGGCGGTTCACGCTCCGATTTCTCACCCATCGGTCCCTCTCGCGGTTCCGGGACTACTGTACGGACGCCCGCATCGGGTTGGACGTCGCGCGGATCTACAACATGCCGGAGGCCCAGCCGGACCAGCCGTTCGGCCTCTCGAGACCACAGCGCGAGGCGCTCGTGTTGGCCGTCCGGGAGGGGTACTACGACATCCCCCGGGGCTGTAACACGGCCGACATCGCGGAGCTGCTCTCGATCTCCGATCAGGCAGTGACCGAACGCCTCCGCCGGGCGATCGCCACGCTCACGAGGAACACCGTGATGGCCGAAAGCCTCCCTCGCTAG